Below is a genomic region from Micropterus dolomieu isolate WLL.071019.BEF.003 ecotype Adirondacks linkage group LG08, ASM2129224v1, whole genome shotgun sequence.
tttccttatcTGTAAAATAACTGGCAGCcatagctgtcagataaatgcagtaaaataaaaagtacaatatttccctcagatATGTAGTGGAGTAGTACAGAGTAACATGCACAATGGAATATTCACATAAGTACATTGTACCCCAATCAACAACTTCACCTGCAGATTTCAGCGCTTGCTGATGCTCATATTTTTGTTCAAGTGAGGAAAGGTTGAGCCAGGTAAATATTACAAAAGAGCTAGTGTGCCTTGCAACACCTCCCTGCTATCTCCGGGGTGTTATGCTTAGACGGGAGTTCAGGGATGCTCTGAGAGGCCACCGAGACACTCCTCAGCATGAGTTATTGTACATAAGTCCAAGTAATCAGGGCCTGCTGAAAAGAGCACTCGAGCAAAAATTTCAGAATAAATGAAATTACGGTTGAAAAGTGTGGAAAACATTCACAGTGTCTGGTGGTGaaatataattactttaaaTCAAGAATGCAGTGACTCTGGCAAGGGTCCCAAAGGCAAAAGCCggagatactgtatgttttctgtgtttctttttcccttCAGTCTCTATGAATCCTTGCAGAGTGCTTGTCAGCATTCTTGGTGCGTCTCCAGGTCTTTGTATGCCGCTTGTTCCCCAGGAAGCATATTCAGAATACTGGAAAATAAACGAGTTTGACTGTGCCTGGCTCCTTTTATCTGTTTCATGATAAAAATCCAACAGGAAGGATTTTGACACTTTGGTTCTATTCCtaggtgtattttttttcaaatgcctATAAATTATATTCATCACTTATGTCATTTGTTAGACTGTAATTACTTTTACTGAGTCTAATGTCAAAGAAAAtgatgtgtgtatatgtgtatgtgcatgagtGCATACCATACTCACATTCTGCTTACATTAATATTCTTTCCGTATCCCTTGGCTGAACTGAAGACTAATGGAGGTTACTCTAATATTTATAAGGCACATCTCCCAGTATACTTGGCTGGCTGTCCTTAGTCTTATATAAAAACTACTGAGATCGTTTGAAAAATCATGTCCTAATAgactgtctccctctctctctctcctctcacccTTGTAATCACCATCTGTTTGTCCATATTGTGTGATCCTCTGTTTCTGGTCCCCGCGGCTCGCCACCAGACGCTACTTTTGgcctcctgctcggtgtgtttGTGGTCTGTGGCCTggctctgctgggccttcttacATTCATCTCCTGGAAGCTGTGCTGTGAGCCTTGGCGAACTAAGGCACACTTCCCCAGTCCACCCCTCACCCCATCCTGTGGCCCAGAGCACTGCCCGCAACAGCCGCCTCTACTGCTGCCCAGTCCCCAGCAGTCACCAGTCACCATGGCGACAGAGAAGGTGAAGGACCCCATGGGCTCGATGGGTTTCCTGGAGGCGGCAGTGAAGATAAGCCGTACATCTCCCGACATCCCCACCGATGTACAGCTCTCCATGAGGGAGCACTTCCTGCGCCGCACGCAACGCATGCAGAGGCAAACCACTGAGCCAGCTTCCTCCACTCGGTTAGTCATATACACACATGTGTATGTAAAACTGATAATACACAATACTGCGATGTGGTTATTCATGTCTAAATATGCTTAGGGGTACATACAACCAAGCATGCACTCATAGACAGAGGTTCAAGACACAATATCATGTGATACAGAAGGTCCATTAATCcaacatgaaattaagaaaaAAGTGTAAATAGGAAAAATACACACTGTATTTTCAGAGAGAAGACACCAAAATACCCTTAATATATCGCTAATGAATGTAGAAATTATCTGTCTAAGCAATTTGCTATCTACAAAGTTAATTGTAATAAATACTGTGGATCGTGTTCCTCACTGCCCCAGAGGCACCTCTGTGCAGGTCATTATGGTAAGGCTAATTATATGTGATGGCTTCTTCACGAGAATTAATGGAAtagaggggagaaaaaaaagattggcTTTAGCAATACTAGCAGAATTGCACGTTTTCACCATGTTAATAAGTGCACATCAGTAGTCCATTCTACTTATTATGCAGAtatcttttaaaaatacatctATTCGTTCTTGGactaaaacagcaaaaatgtcCATTTAGAGACCTGAGACAGCAAATTGTTATTCAGCCCTGGGTCCTCATTGGCatgtcactttgttttgtttttatttcgtGCATTTAGTGCAGTTTTATCTTGACTTgacttttatctttttattttacctaCAACTCTTATTGTATCTTATTGACTAGACAATCCCAGTgcaaagcaaagaaaagaacaactcGTGTCAATTAAGACGTATTCATAATTGGCATTCCATGCATGTTACAAGAGTGACAGTAGCATGAGAATAGTAGGCCTGCTTTCTAGGGTTTTGATCCTATTtttataaacaatataaatacaGGCCACAGGACACTATTTATTTCCTCTCACACAGGAAAGAACTCAGCTAGCTGTTGGCTGCTGTCTTTGATTAATTTCAACTTTAAAAGAAGACCTGAGGTGACacaatcagtcagtctttgtTAGTGCTAGATTTTGAGGTCAGTTCGGTGTGTCTGGGCCCTCGATTTCGAAACTGCCCGGAGTTTCCTTGCTCGTCTTCACTAATAGTTCTTTAACTCAAACCACAAGCCATTCATTCCCTGTCACTCTTTCTTACTTCCTGTCTTTCCTGTCCCTGCAGACACAATTCATTCAAAAGACACCTGCCCAGGCAGATGCAGGTAGGCAGTCTTGACCTGGGAAATGACTATATGGTCGACAGAGATGAAAAGCCCACCAGCATAGGGCGCATCCAGCCAGAGCTCTACCAACAGAAGACCCCGGAATCAGAGGATTCGTCCAAGAAGGGCAGCAGCCAAAACTGTGGCACGATTAACTTCTCTCTGAAGTACGACTATGAAAACGAGGCACTCATCGTCAACATCCTCAAGGCAGTAGACCTACCTGCCAAGGACTTATGTGGCACATCTGACCCTTACGTGAAGGTCTACCTGCTGCCTGATCGCAAGAAGTTCCAGACTCGCGTCCACCGGAAGACACTCAACCCCACATTCAGCGAGAGCTTCCAGTTTCCTGTGCCTTACGATGAGCTTGCAGTCAGGAAGCTCCATATGAGTGTCTTTGACTTTGACCGGTTTTCACGGCATGACATGATCGGGGAAGTGGTGCTGGAAAACTTGTTTGAAACATCAGACCTCTCCAGGGAGACGAACATATGGAAGGACATCCAATATGCCACCAGTGTAAGAATctatctttttctctttcttcaatAGTCAGTGTCAAATGACTGATTGTATAGAGATGCTTATATTTTATATGACCTATGTTTGACATATACTGGTGAGCTGAAGTATACATTACAATCTTCACGCTTTAATTTGGGCAGACACGGTACGTGTTAGGCCAGATTTTAGCCCAAAATTGGTTGTCTCCAACTAATTTTAGAATCACTTTTTTTGACGTGCAGCTGATCACAACGCCTGATTAATTGGCTTAACGATCAACGTTCTGCTGTTGGACAATCAGACGGATTTCTTGAAGTTTTGGTCGGCTGTCTTGCAGTTTGAGCAGTTCAAGAGGCCGATTTCCCATATTAATTTTAGTTGCTGAGAACGCAGCCGTCTTGTTTGTAAAACTGTATAGGAAATAAGGAGTCACTGGGCAGAACACGACCAAAGGTCATGTGCTCACGGTGAGTGTGAGTTTCACGTCATGGACGGTTAATTGGTCGGTACAGTGTGAGCATAAAGTTCTGTCTGTGCAGAAAGGCTAATTAAAACATGCGTGAGTTAAGACAACTAACAAGATTAATGAAAAGGAAGAATGTCTGCTCAGCTTGAAGGAGCAATCTCATTTGTTGAGCAGTTGTTTTCATGCTTCACTGTGATTGGCCCAGCTCTGTCAGAGCAATGACACCACTGATGTAATTGGCTGAGAGTGAATTTACTAATCACCACACCGTCTGATCTATATTCCAGTTCAACTAGCCTTTTTGAATTTTGCACTGCTGCAGGTACATGAGCAGGTGTGCTTGGAGACGCCCACACAGTCCATGCATCCAAGACTTACCACTTTGCGCTTTTGCTGTTAAAATAGGGCCCAAAATTTCAAATTTGTTTGCTACTTTAAGGCCACTAGAAAAACCTGTCAGTGTAAAGAAAATGCAGCATGTCAGCATCTTCATGTAGGGaattaatatgtaaataaaaatataatttagtgacttaaaatatgaaaaatataaaatccaaacaataaaaaaggatTTAGTGTCTAGTCAATATTTTCATTGAGGGAATTAAATCCTGGCTACAGCTTTGTAATgggaataaaattatttaatagtTTATAGTAGCAAATACATCATTAAGAATTAGAtacatatttgcattttttactctataaaaacacattgttaTGAAACTAAATAATGTGTAATTGTTGTAGTTACAAGGTGTTACTATCTCAAACATAAAAGGAAATTTCTAACTCATAGCTTACTCATccaattatttttctgttggcTTTGTTACTTGATGAGGATTTCCGGGGTCCATTTTCAGCTAGTGTTGTTTCTGTCAATGTGTGGCACCTTAGAGCTCTCATCACTTTATCACCTCCACAGAGCCCTTATATCTGACAGCTCCCCCACCCCCACGCACCCACCCAGTTGTTGAACTTGAGCTCGTGTTATTGCTTAGGAGGCAGAATATCAGGCAGCCCTCTCCTTGGCACACAAACTTTATTGAACAACCAAATGATTTTATGACAAAACCCCTTGCTCACATTAAATTCAAGATTGGCAACATAAAGAATGCACAGATGGCGGGGTTCAgtagaaacaaaaaacaaacatgaagtgGTGTATGTGGAGACACTGTGCAGCTTAATGAGTGGAAGAGATGCCAGTATTGAGCAGAGGGTGGAAGGGAAGGGTCATACAGTAGATCAAGGTGAGATATTCATCAATAACACCAACTTACAAGCGTTACTAAGATAAAAGAGTCTTGAGGAGACCAGTAGCCTATACTTATTGACTCAGATTATTCTTCATGTGTGTTCACctttacagtctatggtgttCAATGTGAATCTGGGAAGTGTTAACATACTAATCTGCGGCATGAatggaggaaatta
It encodes:
- the syt6a gene encoding synaptotagmin-6 — protein: MSSDREEYDMVCQKAVTLIVDLCLHNSTLLDRETCQDYLFLLSSQSSDHKELDATFGLLLGVFVVCGLALLGLLTFISWKLCCEPWRTKAHFPSPPLTPSCGPEHCPQQPPLLLPSPQQSPVTMATEKVKDPMGSMGFLEAAVKISRTSPDIPTDVQLSMREHFLRRTQRMQRQTTEPASSTRLVIYTLFLTSCLSCPCRHNSFKRHLPRQMQVGSLDLGNDYMVDRDEKPTSIGRIQPELYQQKTPESEDSSKKGSSQNCGTINFSLKYDYENEALIVNILKAVDLPAKDLCGTSDPYVKVYLLPDRKKFQTRVHRKTLNPTFSESFQFPVPYDELAVRKLHMSVFDFDRFSRHDMIGEVVLENLFETSDLSRETNIWKDIQYATSESVDLGEIMFSLCYLPTAGRLTLTVIKCRNLKAMDITGYSDPYVKVSLICDGRRLKKKKTTIKKNTLNPTYNEAIIFDIPPDSMDHVSLHISVMDYDLVGHNEIIGVMRVGCHAEGLGRDHWNEMLAYPRKPIAHWHPLLESKKSEKEWKARTASFDSQGSCPSPRPPASP